One window from the genome of Spirosoma rhododendri encodes:
- a CDS encoding DUF3891 family protein yields the protein MIVRQVDTGWQLINQPAHGLLAFDLAMHWATDKRPDFWAETLIALTEHDDGQPGWSGRSHLTAAGTPLDFKILEYSVEQCRNLIDVALQKSRWNALMASMHTTFLYHEKRGTDKALDEFLDQQTTNQAKWRKEYGATKKAAQYAYDFVQWCDALSLILCQQQVPMNGRKLEISVGPDGSTYFISQRSDDTLCLDPWPFADDTFAVHVETFIVEQVVYQSDDELYRAIQDAPLQRQEWVMRK from the coding sequence ATGATTGTACGACAAGTTGATACTGGCTGGCAGCTCATCAATCAGCCAGCACACGGGCTGCTGGCGTTTGACCTGGCGATGCACTGGGCTACCGACAAACGCCCTGATTTCTGGGCCGAAACATTAATTGCGCTGACCGAGCACGACGACGGACAGCCCGGCTGGTCAGGCCGGAGCCACCTTACGGCGGCTGGCACACCGCTCGATTTCAAGATTCTTGAGTACTCCGTTGAGCAGTGCCGCAACCTGATCGACGTGGCCTTGCAGAAAAGCCGCTGGAACGCGCTGATGGCGTCGATGCACACGACGTTTCTGTACCACGAAAAGCGGGGCACCGACAAAGCCCTCGACGAATTTCTCGACCAGCAAACTACCAATCAGGCGAAATGGCGAAAGGAGTACGGAGCTACCAAAAAAGCTGCCCAGTATGCGTATGACTTTGTGCAGTGGTGCGATGCGCTGTCGCTCATTCTATGTCAGCAGCAGGTACCCATGAACGGCCGCAAACTGGAAATCAGTGTGGGGCCCGATGGCTCGACGTATTTCATCAGTCAGCGCAGCGACGATACACTGTGCCTCGACCCGTGGCCATTCGCTGACGATACGTTTGCGGTACACGTGGAAACATTCATCGTTGAACAGGTCGTGTACCAGAGCGATGACGAATTGTACCGCGCCATTCAGGATGCGCCCCTTCAACGGCAGGAGTGGGTAATGAGAAAATAA
- a CDS encoding pyridoxamine 5'-phosphate oxidase family protein translates to MSTTTQDPKSIEKVLDLIKDIHIAMMTTVDEQKNLVSRPMAVIHTDADGSLWFFTKKSSPKVDQIEDNDSRVNIAFADTDNSTYVSVSGTATEVDDRAKINEYWTAEAKPWFPAGKEDPELTLLKVNTEMAEYWDSNSSRIVRLFQMVSGAITGTPPDMGENEKVYN, encoded by the coding sequence ATGAGCACAACAACGCAAGACCCAAAATCAATAGAGAAGGTTCTCGACCTCATCAAGGATATTCACATCGCGATGATGACAACCGTCGACGAGCAGAAGAATCTGGTTAGTCGGCCGATGGCTGTTATTCACACGGATGCAGACGGCTCGCTGTGGTTCTTTACCAAGAAATCATCTCCCAAAGTCGATCAGATCGAAGACAACGATAGCCGGGTGAACATCGCGTTTGCCGACACCGACAACTCGACGTATGTATCGGTATCGGGGACCGCAACTGAGGTAGACGACCGGGCGAAAATCAACGAATACTGGACCGCTGAAGCGAAACCTTGGTTTCCGGCGGGCAAAGAAGATCCCGAACTGACGCTGTTGAAGGTAAATACCGAGATGGCTGAATACTGGGACTCTAATTCGAGCCGTATCGTTCGTTTGTTTCAGATGGTAAGCGGAGCAATCACCGGGACACCACCCGACATGGGCGAAAACGAAAAGGTGTACAACTAG
- a CDS encoding DUF2188 domain-containing protein, with the protein MWTPTHFPAAMRSLNPTTRAKAIELANQLLVQGRIDKQQAVHDSVAEARRWAREASHVSDKAFSTAQHSAL; encoded by the coding sequence ATGTGGACACCAACACACTTCCCGGCAGCCATGCGCTCGCTCAACCCGACGACGCGGGCAAAAGCAATCGAACTTGCCAATCAGCTGTTGGTGCAAGGTCGTATTGACAAGCAACAGGCAGTACACGACAGTGTCGCGGAGGCCCGGCGGTGGGCGCGGGAAGCGTCTCACGTATCCGACAAAGCGTTTTCAACTGCTCAGCATTCAGCCTTATGA
- a CDS encoding two-component system sensor histidine kinase NtrB, whose protein sequence is MTGKIARSIAHEVRNPLTNLSLALEQLKDELQTDDEYVTMFTDIIGRNVDRIGQLITEMLNSSKPREPERRRQDLNEVVRSTVQMVNDRIKLKRMRLETSYSNENCQLLLDREQIKTAILNLLVNAVEAMEEGKGILTVRTGTTEGNKVFVQITDNGGGISPTVRQRLFDPFFTGKSGGMGLGLTATQNIVSSHKGTIDVESEVGVGTTFRLTFPR, encoded by the coding sequence ATGACCGGCAAAATTGCCCGGAGTATCGCCCACGAAGTTCGGAATCCGCTGACCAATCTAAGCCTGGCGCTGGAGCAGCTCAAAGACGAGTTGCAGACGGACGACGAATACGTGACGATGTTTACCGACATCATCGGCAGAAACGTCGATCGGATTGGGCAGCTGATCACCGAAATGTTGAATTCGTCGAAGCCGCGCGAACCGGAGCGCCGACGGCAGGATTTGAACGAGGTTGTCCGGTCGACGGTGCAGATGGTCAATGACCGGATAAAACTCAAACGGATGCGGCTGGAAACAAGCTATTCCAATGAGAACTGTCAGCTACTGCTCGATCGTGAGCAGATAAAAACGGCCATCCTGAATTTGCTGGTCAACGCGGTCGAAGCAATGGAAGAGGGCAAAGGTATTCTGACCGTCCGGACAGGGACTACGGAGGGCAATAAGGTGTTTGTGCAGATAACGGATAACGGGGGAGGTATCAGTCCCACAGTCCGGCAGCGGCTGTTCGACCCATTCTTTACGGGCAAGTCCGGTGGAATGGGACTGGGGCTGACGGCTACGCAAAACATTGTCAGTAGCCACAAGGGTACAATCGACGTAGAGAGCGAAGTTGGCGTCGGTACGACGTTCCGGCTGACGTTTCCGCGCTAG
- a CDS encoding PAS domain S-box protein: MTNDSLLDAPVKQSKINVLLVEDDEDDYMLTRALVSSRENANIRLDWVDSYERAIEMILAGKHDVYLIDYRLGSHTGINLIQEASQMGCRAPMILLTGQDDLTVDQSALEMGAADYLVKGRIDAQLLGRSIRYAIRQANVLSEVADKENKYRSLFERSIDAIFVIDNDLRFQDANSSVEQLLGYTREHLQVMNPARLFADLNCLRELRFNVREHGQIKDFEAILLTREGRKRICQVSLWAVDDSRGGPSGSRVSCVTSRSRRKRSMTLFWLKNLA, encoded by the coding sequence ATGACTAATGACTCTCTGCTTGACGCACCCGTAAAACAATCAAAAATCAACGTTCTGCTCGTCGAGGACGACGAAGACGACTATATGCTGACTCGGGCATTGGTATCGTCGCGCGAGAACGCCAACATCCGGCTCGACTGGGTCGATAGCTACGAACGGGCTATCGAGATGATCCTGGCCGGGAAGCACGACGTGTACCTGATCGACTACCGGCTTGGATCGCACACGGGTATAAATCTGATCCAGGAAGCGTCGCAGATGGGATGCCGCGCGCCTATGATTTTGCTGACCGGACAGGATGACCTGACCGTCGATCAGTCGGCGCTGGAGATGGGAGCCGCCGATTACCTGGTGAAAGGTCGCATCGACGCGCAGTTGCTGGGTCGCAGCATCCGCTACGCAATCCGGCAGGCAAACGTGCTGTCGGAAGTGGCCGATAAGGAAAACAAGTACCGGTCGCTGTTTGAACGATCGATCGACGCCATTTTCGTAATCGACAACGACCTGCGGTTTCAGGATGCCAACTCCTCGGTGGAGCAGCTACTGGGTTACACCCGCGAACACCTACAGGTGATGAATCCCGCCCGGCTGTTTGCCGACCTGAACTGCCTGCGCGAGCTGCGTTTCAACGTCCGGGAGCACGGACAGATCAAAGATTTTGAAGCGATTCTGCTGACGCGGGAAGGCCGCAAGCGTATCTGTCAGGTTTCTCTCTGGGCGGTCGATGACAGCCGGGGCGGCCCGAGTGGTTCCAGGGTATCGTGCGTGACATCACGGAGCAGAAGAAAGCGCAGCATGACCTTATTCTGGCTGAAAAACTTAGCATGA
- a CDS encoding response regulator, whose product MDRKVTTILIADDDQDDRMFLEQAMRKCGYTQSIHFVNDGEDLMNYLNRRGIYTAENAPWPNLLILDLNMPRKNGFQALKEIKEDSNMRRLPVIVMTTSAADEDVAKSYNLGVNSFVTKPFHFSKLVEMISALKVYWMDIVRLP is encoded by the coding sequence ATGGATCGTAAAGTGACAACAATTCTGATTGCAGACGACGATCAGGACGACCGGATGTTTCTGGAGCAGGCCATGCGAAAATGTGGTTATACGCAGTCCATTCACTTCGTTAACGACGGCGAAGACCTGATGAACTACCTCAACCGTCGGGGTATCTACACCGCAGAGAACGCCCCCTGGCCGAACTTGCTTATTCTCGATCTGAACATGCCACGAAAAAATGGCTTTCAAGCGTTAAAAGAAATAAAGGAAGACAGCAACATGCGTCGGTTGCCGGTGATCGTGATGACCACATCGGCGGCTGATGAAGACGTCGCTAAATCCTATAATCTTGGTGTAAACTCCTTCGTTACCAAACCATTCCACTTCAGCAAACTGGTTGAAATGATCAGTGCATTAAAAGTTTACTGGATGGATATCGTCAGGTTACCTTAG
- a CDS encoding porin family protein, which yields MKFSTRLIAATLLATSALCLTNTDTLAQGTTRIGVKGGLNASSLFYDSQGVSNKNERIGFHLGVFAQAPLGEFLAIQPELLYTTKGASADYNVLGLNGRNTFRLNYAELPVLLTFKLGQAVELQAGPYAAYLINSNVNSNGSFGTGTSGINADNFNRFDYGLAGGLNFYFGKAFIGARYGQGLQKIANSGAASTLLGNAKNSVGMLSVGFSIN from the coding sequence ATGAAATTTTCCACCAGGCTAATCGCAGCTACACTCCTCGCAACAAGTGCTCTTTGTCTGACCAATACCGATACACTCGCACAGGGTACAACCCGTATCGGTGTAAAGGGTGGTTTGAACGCCAGTTCGCTGTTTTATGACAGTCAGGGCGTATCAAACAAGAACGAACGCATCGGCTTTCACCTGGGCGTATTTGCACAGGCACCCCTTGGCGAATTTCTGGCCATTCAGCCCGAATTACTTTACACCACCAAAGGCGCATCGGCCGACTACAATGTGCTGGGCCTGAATGGTCGTAATACATTCCGGCTCAACTACGCCGAGCTTCCCGTTCTGCTCACGTTTAAGCTGGGGCAGGCCGTCGAACTACAGGCTGGCCCGTATGCTGCCTATCTGATCAACTCCAACGTAAACTCGAACGGGTCGTTTGGTACGGGCACTTCAGGCATCAACGCCGACAACTTCAACCGGTTCGACTACGGCTTGGCCGGTGGCTTGAACTTCTACTTCGGGAAGGCGTTCATCGGTGCCCGCTACGGTCAGGGTCTGCAAAAGATCGCGAACAGCGGAGCAGCTTCTACCCTGCTGGGCAATGCCAAGAACTCCGTCGGTATGTTATCGGTCGGGTTCAGCATCAATTAA
- a CDS encoding sigma-54-dependent transcriptional regulator translates to MEKILIVDDNHDICLLLERFLSKQGYKTASVQRGEDGLTLLRKEAFELVICDFKLPDIDGLEMLRRIKVLNPATAVIIITGYSDVRIAVQSVKHGAYDYVTKPLYPDEILLTIKSALERRAQTLKQQTASDGQPAARSAAKSTSGKASATTDGKRFIFGKSRVAEQLQKHIDLIAPTDMSVIITGETGTGKEFVANAIHLRSKRADKPFVAIDCGALSKDLAGSELFGHVKGSFTGAMSDKAGSFEYANGGTLFLDEIGNLSYDNQIKLLRVLQERKIRRIGSNQDIAVDVRIIAATNEDLRDAVRQGRFREDIYHRIDEFEIHLSPLRDRKADIMIFADHFLDLANRQLEKNISGFDEAAREKLKDYFWHGNLRELQNVIKRSVLLTQGDVIETDVLPREIISPQYLTTEDTGVSAPMGVDAVRSAGAPNGQPGANLKSVSENAERAAILKVLEKTGYNKTKAAEVLNIDRKTLYNKLKAYDIHL, encoded by the coding sequence ATGGAAAAAATTCTGATCGTTGACGATAATCATGATATCTGTCTGTTGCTCGAGCGGTTTCTGAGCAAACAGGGGTATAAAACAGCATCGGTTCAGCGGGGAGAAGATGGTCTGACGTTACTGCGAAAAGAGGCTTTTGAACTGGTAATCTGTGATTTCAAGCTGCCTGATATCGACGGGTTGGAAATGCTTCGCCGAATCAAGGTGCTCAATCCGGCTACGGCTGTCATCATCATCACCGGTTATTCAGACGTTCGTATCGCTGTGCAGAGTGTTAAGCATGGTGCTTACGACTACGTAACAAAGCCACTGTACCCCGATGAAATTCTGCTGACCATAAAAAGTGCCCTTGAACGGCGCGCGCAGACGCTCAAGCAGCAAACAGCGAGCGACGGCCAACCGGCTGCGCGTTCGGCTGCTAAGTCAACTAGCGGCAAGGCCAGTGCCACGACCGATGGCAAACGCTTTATCTTTGGTAAAAGCCGGGTGGCTGAACAGCTTCAGAAACACATTGACCTGATTGCCCCGACCGATATGTCGGTGATTATTACGGGTGAAACGGGTACCGGTAAGGAGTTTGTGGCCAACGCCATTCACTTGCGTAGCAAACGGGCCGACAAACCGTTTGTCGCCATTGACTGTGGCGCGTTGAGCAAGGATCTGGCGGGGAGCGAACTGTTCGGGCATGTAAAAGGGTCGTTTACCGGTGCGATGTCCGACAAGGCGGGTAGCTTTGAATACGCCAACGGAGGCACACTTTTCCTCGACGAGATCGGCAATCTGTCGTACGACAACCAGATCAAGTTGCTGCGCGTGTTACAAGAGCGTAAGATTCGCCGGATTGGTTCTAACCAGGATATAGCGGTCGATGTACGGATTATTGCCGCTACCAACGAAGACCTGCGCGACGCTGTCCGGCAGGGTCGCTTCCGGGAAGATATCTATCACCGGATCGATGAATTTGAGATTCATCTGTCGCCCCTGCGCGATAGAAAAGCTGATATCATGATCTTCGCTGATCACTTCCTCGATCTGGCCAATCGTCAGCTGGAGAAAAATATCAGCGGTTTTGACGAAGCTGCCCGCGAGAAACTGAAAGATTACTTCTGGCATGGCAACCTGCGCGAACTGCAAAACGTAATCAAACGGTCGGTGTTGCTGACGCAGGGTGATGTGATCGAAACCGACGTACTGCCGCGCGAAATCATCTCTCCTCAGTACCTGACAACGGAAGATACGGGCGTCAGCGCGCCGATGGGTGTCGATGCAGTCCGGTCGGCGGGGGCACCGAATGGCCAACCGGGGGCTAACCTTAAATCGGTTTCGGAGAATGCGGAACGGGCGGCTATCCTGAAGGTTCTGGAAAAGACCGGCTACAACAAAACGAAAGCCGCCGAGGTGTTAAACATCGATCGGAAAACGCTGTACAACAAGCTGAAAGCCTACGATATTCATCTGTAA
- a CDS encoding response regulator transcription factor: protein MVSMMMRTNVGPQPLTTPIKSANAATKRVLIIDDESDICLLLSGLLRKLGYIPTCAQFIEEGRQCLSTQQYDAIFLDLNLPDGLGFDLLPVIREDQVNARVIMISAFDGQAERRRAEEQGADFFVGKPFTRLSVEKALQSTQV, encoded by the coding sequence ATGGTAAGTATGATGATGCGAACGAATGTCGGTCCACAACCGCTGACGACCCCTATAAAATCCGCCAATGCTGCAACGAAGCGGGTTCTGATAATAGATGACGAATCGGATATCTGTCTGCTGCTTTCGGGCTTGCTGCGCAAGCTAGGATACATTCCAACCTGTGCTCAGTTCATCGAAGAAGGTCGTCAGTGCCTGTCAACTCAACAATACGACGCGATTTTTCTGGACTTAAACCTTCCCGACGGACTGGGCTTCGACTTGCTGCCGGTGATTCGCGAAGACCAGGTGAATGCCCGTGTTATCATGATCAGCGCCTTCGACGGGCAGGCTGAACGGCGCCGTGCGGAGGAGCAGGGGGCCGACTTTTTTGTGGGCAAACCATTCACCCGGCTGTCGGTTGAGAAGGCTTTGCAAAGCACACAGGTTTAA
- a CDS encoding lmo0937 family membrane protein: MGNLLYTIAVVLIIIWLLGFLGFNSFGLGGLIHILLVIAVIAIVLRLIQGRGV, encoded by the coding sequence ATGGGAAATTTGTTGTACACAATAGCCGTAGTGCTGATCATCATTTGGTTACTCGGCTTTTTGGGTTTCAACAGTTTCGGTCTTGGCGGTTTGATTCACATACTTCTGGTGATTGCAGTAATTGCCATCGTCCTACGCCTTATACAAGGGCGTGGCGTTTGA
- a CDS encoding YtxH domain-containing protein, whose product MRSLPGILVGLAVGAVVGILLAPESGKKTRKRISSESDSFFSDLQDQLQDGLDSIKSQYNDFVDQAGSKSKDVADELKRKVKY is encoded by the coding sequence ATGAGATCGTTACCCGGAATCTTGGTAGGACTGGCCGTTGGTGCTGTTGTTGGTATTTTGTTGGCTCCTGAAAGCGGCAAGAAAACGCGGAAGCGTATCTCGTCGGAGTCAGATTCATTCTTCAGCGATTTGCAGGATCAACTGCAAGACGGTCTTGACAGCATCAAGAGTCAGTACAATGATTTCGTCGATCAGGCCGGTTCTAAGTCGAAAGATGTTGCCGACGAACTGAAGCGTAAGGTAAAATATTGA
- a CDS encoding YtxH domain-containing protein, with amino-acid sequence MRSTRDFFTGIITGVVIGLLTAPRSGKETREKLVDEANKRSEGLKDQWDKGVAQAKEGYEQVKTQVNQYTDQAKTQVNQYADQAKSQFNAAKSDAQNQFEKDKSVYNDKVDDLADSAKEGVDKAKDSLKAS; translated from the coding sequence ATGAGAAGCACGAGAGATTTTTTCACAGGTATCATTACGGGTGTTGTTATCGGTTTGTTGACAGCCCCCCGCAGCGGTAAAGAAACACGCGAGAAACTGGTCGATGAAGCTAACAAGCGTAGCGAAGGGCTGAAAGATCAGTGGGATAAAGGCGTTGCTCAGGCGAAAGAAGGCTACGAGCAGGTAAAAACACAGGTTAACCAGTACACCGATCAGGCGAAGACGCAGGTTAACCAATACGCGGACCAGGCGAAATCGCAGTTCAACGCGGCCAAAAGCGACGCGCAGAACCAGTTTGAGAAAGACAAATCGGTCTACAACGACAAAGTAGACGATCTGGCTGACAGCGCGAAAGAAGGCGTCGACAAGGCTAAAGATTCCTTGAAGGCAAGCTAG
- a CDS encoding efflux RND transporter periplasmic adaptor subunit, translating into MRSATLDTARLERTNNELSLTGKVSFNQDQVVKVFPLVGGHIEALRVDLGDYVKKGQVLAIIRSGDLADLEQAAVTARGELAVAQKNMQVTEGMNKAGFSSERDLVASREQLQAAKGEVNRVTERRRILGGSGSSYVVKAPMSGFIVEKSASAGMELRSDDPENLFTISNLDRVWVLANVYESDLSHVHEGDPALITTISYPDKVFKGHIDKIFNVLDPGSKTMKVRVTLDNADYRLKPEMFANVNVTYAGKDERVTIPAGAVVFDKNRNYVVTVDRQHNPVVREVSLYRTVGDKTYLTGGLAPGDRVVSRNQLLIYNALGN; encoded by the coding sequence TTGCGTTCAGCTACACTGGATACGGCCCGGCTGGAGCGGACAAACAACGAACTTAGCCTGACGGGCAAGGTGTCGTTCAATCAGGATCAGGTCGTTAAGGTGTTTCCGCTGGTGGGTGGTCATATCGAAGCGTTGCGGGTTGATCTGGGCGATTACGTCAAAAAAGGACAGGTACTGGCCATAATCCGGTCGGGAGATCTGGCCGACCTGGAACAGGCCGCCGTGACGGCGCGTGGCGAACTGGCCGTAGCGCAGAAAAATATGCAGGTAACGGAGGGCATGAACAAGGCCGGATTTAGTTCGGAGCGCGATCTGGTAGCGAGTCGGGAACAGTTGCAGGCAGCCAAGGGTGAAGTAAACCGGGTTACTGAGCGACGTCGGATTCTGGGTGGCAGCGGGTCTTCGTACGTCGTGAAAGCACCGATGAGCGGGTTCATTGTTGAAAAATCAGCTTCGGCCGGTATGGAACTCCGCTCCGACGATCCCGAAAATCTGTTCACTATCTCGAACCTCGACCGGGTATGGGTACTGGCCAACGTCTATGAGTCCGACCTGTCGCACGTGCACGAAGGCGACCCCGCTCTGATTACGACGATCTCGTATCCTGACAAAGTGTTCAAAGGCCATATCGACAAGATTTTCAACGTGCTGGACCCCGGCAGTAAGACCATGAAAGTCCGGGTAACGCTTGATAACGCCGACTACCGCCTGAAACCCGAAATGTTTGCCAACGTCAATGTGACGTATGCCGGCAAAGATGAGCGGGTAACGATTCCGGCCGGGGCGGTTGTGTTCGACAAAAACCGCAATTACGTCGTCACCGTCGACCGGCAGCACAATCCCGTTGTCCGGGAGGTAAGCCTTTACCGCACGGTAGGCGATAAAACGTACCTGACGGGTGGCCTGGCCCCCGGCGACCGCGTCGTCAGCCGGAATCAGCTGCTGATTTACAACGCCCTGGGTAACTAA